A section of the Bradyrhizobium oligotrophicum S58 genome encodes:
- a CDS encoding 2-hydroxyacid dehydrogenase, translated as MSSSIAIIGDRFMLPSVFAERITATCGDGIDIRMLEQPWPDEPMEHGYAGSKLDGLKEFMGDPDELAEFIGEAPLLVTHLAPISRAMLQRLPSLKFIAVSRGGPVNVDMQAARDHGVLVVNTPGRNASAVAEFTIGAMLAETRLIRSGHESMRGGDWRGDLYRADRTGRELGEMTVGIVGYGAIGTRVVKLLKAFGCKVLVTDPYVQLSAQDRNDGVEHVALAELLARADVISLHARVTAETTGFIDREALAQIKPGAILINTARGPLVDYDALYEALSSQRLAGAMLDTFAVEPAPPDWPLLQLPNVTLTPHIAGASVRTVTFAADQAAEEVRRYLAGEPPLNPC; from the coding sequence ATGTCTAGCTCCATCGCCATCATCGGCGACCGCTTCATGCTGCCCTCGGTGTTTGCCGAGCGCATCACGGCCACCTGCGGCGATGGCATCGACATCCGCATGCTCGAGCAGCCCTGGCCGGATGAGCCGATGGAGCACGGTTATGCCGGCTCCAAGCTCGACGGCCTGAAGGAGTTCATGGGCGACCCGGACGAACTGGCCGAGTTCATCGGGGAGGCGCCCCTGCTGGTGACGCATCTGGCGCCGATCTCGCGGGCGATGCTGCAGCGGCTGCCGAGCCTGAAATTCATCGCGGTGTCGCGCGGCGGCCCGGTCAATGTCGACATGCAGGCGGCGCGCGATCACGGCGTGCTGGTGGTCAACACGCCCGGCCGCAACGCCAGCGCGGTGGCCGAATTCACCATCGGGGCGATGCTGGCGGAGACCAGGCTCATTCGCAGCGGTCACGAATCCATGCGCGGCGGCGATTGGCGCGGCGATCTCTACCGCGCCGACCGCACGGGGCGCGAGCTCGGCGAAATGACGGTCGGCATCGTCGGCTATGGCGCGATCGGCACCCGCGTGGTGAAGCTGTTGAAGGCGTTCGGCTGCAAGGTCCTGGTGACCGATCCCTACGTCCAGCTCAGTGCCCAGGACCGCAATGACGGCGTCGAGCATGTCGCGCTCGCCGAGCTGCTGGCGCGTGCCGACGTCATCAGCCTGCATGCCCGCGTGACCGCGGAGACCACCGGCTTCATCGATCGCGAGGCGCTCGCGCAAATCAAGCCGGGCGCGATCCTGATCAACACGGCGCGCGGTCCACTGGTGGACTATGACGCGCTGTACGAGGCGCTCAGCTCACAGCGGCTTGCAGGCGCGATGCTCGACACGTTCGCGGTCGAACCGGCGCCGCCGGACTGGCCGCTGTTGCAACTGCCCAATGTCACGCTGACGCCGCACATCGCCGGCGCCTCCGTGCGCACCGTCACCTTTGCCGCCGACCAGGCGGCCGAAGAGGTTCGCCGCTATCTCGCCGGCGAGCCGCCGCTCAATCCCTGCTGA
- a CDS encoding class II aldolase/adducin family protein, which produces MNREERLLRENIIAKCRWMNASGLNQGTSGNISARYKDRMLITPSATPYDLMKPDMIASMPLEGDYGSWDGPLKPSTEWRFHLDIMRGRADVGGVVHTHSTYATVLAIARKSIPACHYMMAAFGGNDVRCAGYARYGTAELSELALAALEGRNGCLLANHGMIAVGANLDKAMWLAVELETIAKQYYLSLALGQPHILGDAEIAETAQGFSTYGLQEPKAKATKSAKPVKAATKTRAAAERRKPEKKRSIKR; this is translated from the coding sequence ATGAATCGCGAGGAACGACTGCTCCGCGAAAACATCATCGCCAAATGCCGGTGGATGAACGCGTCGGGCCTGAACCAGGGCACCTCGGGCAACATCTCCGCCCGCTACAAGGATCGCATGCTGATCACGCCGTCGGCCACGCCCTATGACTTGATGAAGCCGGACATGATCGCCTCGATGCCGCTCGAGGGCGACTACGGATCCTGGGACGGGCCGCTGAAGCCCTCGACGGAATGGCGCTTTCATCTCGACATCATGCGCGGGCGCGCCGATGTCGGTGGTGTCGTGCACACCCACTCGACCTACGCCACCGTGCTTGCGATCGCGCGCAAGTCGATCCCGGCCTGCCACTACATGATGGCAGCGTTCGGCGGCAATGACGTCCGCTGCGCCGGCTATGCGCGCTACGGCACAGCGGAGCTGTCGGAGCTCGCGCTCGCCGCGCTCGAGGGTCGCAACGGCTGCCTGCTCGCCAATCATGGCATGATCGCGGTGGGTGCCAATCTCGACAAGGCGATGTGGCTCGCGGTCGAGCTCGAGACCATTGCGAAGCAGTACTATCTGTCGCTCGCGCTCGGCCAGCCGCACATCCTCGGTGACGCCGAGATCGCCGAGACGGCGCAGGGCTTTTCGACTTACGGGCTGCAGGAGCCCAAAGCGAAGGCGACCAAGTCGGCCAAGCCTGTCAAGGCGGCAACGAAGACGCGTGCCGCCGCCGAGCGTCGCAAGCCTGAGAAGAAGCGCAGCATCAAGCGATGA
- a CDS encoding glycerol-3-phosphate dehydrogenase, which produces MNATVSRSGSGHGLLDLAVIGGGINGAGIARDAAGRGLKVLLCEKDDFAEGTSSRSGKLIHGGLRYLEYYEFRLVREALIEREVLLASAPHIIWPMRFVLPHSPEQRPAWLVRTGLFLYDHLGGRKQLPASRNVDLAHEPEGAPLRPEFRRGFEYSDCWVDDSRLVILNLVDAARKGAVILPRTRAVSARREDGVWLLDMHRENGEVQTVRARALVNAAGPWVQDVVQGVAGLNSAHNVRLVKGSHLVVPKFWSGSQAYLLQNTDRRVIFVNPYETDLALIGTTDIVHDGRAEDVAIDGGEIDYLLAVLDRYFRAAPRKADIIHAFSGVRPLYDDNADNPSAVTRDYVFEVHGTPEQPPLLSIFGGKITTFRRLAEQALERLAPWFPQMAPAWTADACLPGGNLGSSFEQFLADLAAAYPALPQQAVTHYARLYGTCARDLLGSARSTDDLGRHFGGTFYERELAYLREREWASTAADVLERRTKHGLHLTRAERETFEAQL; this is translated from the coding sequence ATGAACGCGACGGTCTCACGCAGCGGATCCGGTCACGGCTTGTTGGACCTCGCCGTGATCGGCGGCGGCATCAATGGCGCTGGTATCGCCCGTGATGCCGCCGGCCGCGGCCTGAAGGTGCTGTTGTGCGAGAAGGATGACTTTGCCGAAGGGACCTCGTCGCGCTCGGGCAAGCTGATCCATGGCGGCCTGCGCTATCTCGAGTACTACGAGTTCCGGCTGGTCCGTGAAGCTTTGATCGAGCGCGAGGTGCTGCTGGCGTCCGCGCCGCACATCATCTGGCCGATGCGCTTCGTGCTGCCGCATTCGCCGGAGCAGCGCCCCGCCTGGCTCGTGCGCACCGGGCTGTTCCTCTACGACCATCTCGGCGGCCGCAAGCAGCTGCCGGCGAGCCGCAACGTCGATCTCGCGCATGAGCCGGAAGGCGCACCGCTTCGCCCCGAATTCCGGCGCGGCTTCGAATATTCGGATTGCTGGGTCGACGATTCCAGGCTCGTGATCCTCAATCTGGTCGATGCCGCGCGCAAAGGCGCGGTCATCCTGCCGCGCACCCGTGCCGTGAGCGCGCGGCGAGAGGACGGTGTGTGGCTGCTGGACATGCACCGCGAGAATGGCGAGGTGCAGACCGTTCGTGCGCGGGCGCTGGTCAATGCCGCCGGGCCATGGGTGCAGGACGTCGTGCAGGGCGTCGCCGGGCTCAATTCAGCACACAATGTGCGCCTGGTGAAGGGCAGCCATCTGGTGGTGCCGAAGTTCTGGAGCGGCTCGCAGGCCTATCTGCTGCAGAACACCGACCGTCGCGTCATCTTCGTCAACCCCTACGAGACCGATCTGGCGCTGATCGGCACGACCGACATCGTGCATGATGGCCGCGCAGAAGACGTCGCGATCGATGGCGGCGAGATCGACTATCTTCTGGCTGTGCTCGATCGCTATTTCCGGGCTGCGCCTCGCAAGGCCGACATCATCCATGCCTTCTCGGGCGTGCGGCCGCTGTACGACGACAATGCCGACAATCCCTCGGCTGTCACGCGCGACTACGTGTTCGAGGTGCATGGCACCCCCGAGCAGCCGCCGCTGCTGTCGATCTTCGGCGGCAAGATCACGACCTTCCGCCGGCTCGCCGAGCAGGCGCTGGAGCGCCTCGCGCCGTGGTTTCCGCAGATGGCGCCGGCGTGGACGGCCGACGCCTGTCTTCCGGGCGGCAACCTCGGTTCGTCCTTCGAGCAGTTTCTCGCCGACCTCGCTGCTGCATATCCGGCATTGCCGCAGCAGGCGGTGACGCATTATGCGCGGCTCTACGGCACCTGCGCGCGGGATCTGCTCGGCTCGGCCCGCAGCACAGATGATCTCGGCCGTCATTTCGGCGGCACCTTCTATGAGCGCGAGCTTGCTTACCTGCGCGAGCGCGAGTGGGCTTCGACCGCAGCCGACGTCCTGGAACGGCGCACCAAGCATGGCCTGCATCTGACCCGCGCCGAGCGCGAGACGTTCGAGGCGCAGCTCTGA
- a CDS encoding ABC transporter permease — protein sequence MSDAMASQQAHRGIAMLRRIDPAVAASFGCILLLLLVGSLYSRSFLSPDYLLQQLKVASFLGVIATGMMLVILLGQIDLSVPWVVTTGAMMACAVASHGTAGVILAIPCGILCGAAIGFLNGIGVAYLRIPSMIITLATNAVAQGLMVAYTGGFSPQDSASKAMRYLATGNVVPGLPNAVLVWAIIGAAAIWLLSRTTFGRAIYAIGNRERAAYLSGIDTRRVTMLAFALSGALSAFGGVLLAGYASKAAQSMGDAYLLPSIAAVVLGGTHILGGRGSYLGTVAGVVLITLLQSILSVMQISEAGRQLIYGAVIILMLLIYGRQKV from the coding sequence ATGAGCGACGCAATGGCATCACAACAGGCCCATCGCGGCATTGCCATGCTGCGCCGGATCGACCCGGCGGTGGCGGCGTCGTTCGGCTGCATCCTGCTGTTGCTGCTGGTGGGCAGCCTGTATTCGCGCAGCTTCCTGTCGCCGGACTACCTGCTGCAACAGCTGAAGGTCGCGAGCTTCCTCGGCGTAATCGCCACCGGCATGATGCTGGTGATCCTGCTCGGGCAGATCGATCTGTCCGTGCCATGGGTGGTCACCACGGGCGCGATGATGGCGTGCGCGGTCGCTTCGCATGGCACGGCCGGCGTCATCCTCGCGATTCCCTGCGGCATCCTCTGTGGGGCGGCCATCGGCTTCCTCAACGGCATCGGCGTCGCCTATTTGCGCATTCCCTCGATGATCATCACGCTGGCGACCAATGCGGTCGCCCAGGGGCTGATGGTGGCCTACACCGGCGGCTTCTCACCGCAGGATTCCGCGTCCAAGGCGATGCGCTATCTCGCCACCGGCAATGTCGTTCCCGGCCTTCCGAATGCGGTGCTGGTCTGGGCGATCATCGGTGCAGCAGCGATCTGGCTGCTGTCGCGCACGACCTTCGGCCGCGCCATCTACGCCATCGGCAATCGCGAGCGGGCCGCCTACCTCTCCGGAATCGACACACGCCGCGTCACGATGCTGGCCTTCGCGCTGTCGGGCGCCCTCTCCGCCTTCGGCGGCGTGCTGCTCGCGGGCTATGCGTCGAAAGCCGCGCAGTCGATGGGCGACGCCTATCTGCTGCCCTCGATCGCAGCCGTCGTGCTCGGCGGCACCCACATCCTCGGCGGCCGCGGCAGCTATCTCGGCACGGTCGCCGGCGTCGTGCTGATCACGCTGCTGCAGTCGATCCTGTCGGTGATGCAGATCAGCGAGGCTGGCCGCCAGTTGATCTACGGCGCGGTGATCATCCTGATGCTGCTGATCTACGGCCGCCAGAAGGTGTGA
- a CDS encoding ABC transporter permease → MTEWRFWLAEQRGTLLAIGIFVAMFLIYATNHPAGFSANMVQTAANKATLLAFVAMAQAIVVITAGIDLSVGMILTLTNCLASWIVVGTATETALGVAGVLGTGLVCGMINGAIVIFGRLQPIVTTIATGAMYYGIALFLRPNPGGSVNETLADALTGRLFGVLPTSLVTLTLVALLIWVPYSRSVVGRAAFATGSSEVAAYMSGAPVRAAKFAAYTLAGLLSAIGGLFLTFFSYTGEAAYASGNAYTLFSIAAVVLGGVSLMGGRGSAIGAIFGALAFRTIGDLLFVFDFDPLWQPLFQGLVLMLAVSIGAFGLVRVRNRLEWFG, encoded by the coding sequence ATGACCGAATGGCGGTTCTGGCTCGCTGAACAGCGCGGCACGTTGCTGGCGATCGGCATCTTCGTCGCGATGTTCCTGATCTATGCGACCAACCATCCGGCCGGCTTCAGCGCCAACATGGTGCAGACCGCCGCCAACAAGGCAACGCTCTTGGCCTTCGTCGCCATGGCGCAGGCGATCGTGGTGATCACCGCCGGCATTGATCTGTCGGTCGGCATGATCCTGACCCTGACCAATTGCCTCGCCTCCTGGATCGTGGTCGGCACCGCCACCGAGACCGCGCTCGGCGTCGCCGGCGTGCTCGGCACCGGCCTCGTCTGCGGCATGATCAACGGCGCGATCGTGATCTTCGGCCGGCTGCAGCCGATCGTGACCACGATCGCCACCGGCGCGATGTACTACGGCATTGCGCTGTTCCTGCGGCCCAATCCCGGCGGATCGGTCAACGAGACCTTGGCGGATGCCTTGACCGGGCGGCTGTTCGGCGTGCTGCCGACCAGCCTGGTGACGCTGACCCTCGTCGCGCTCCTGATCTGGGTGCCCTACAGCCGCTCGGTCGTCGGTCGGGCCGCGTTCGCGACCGGCTCCTCGGAGGTCGCAGCCTACATGTCCGGCGCGCCGGTCCGCGCCGCCAAGTTCGCCGCCTACACCTTGGCCGGCCTGTTGTCCGCGATCGGCGGCCTGTTCCTGACATTCTTCTCGTATACGGGCGAGGCGGCCTATGCGAGCGGCAACGCTTACACGCTGTTCTCGATCGCGGCCGTCGTGCTCGGCGGCGTCTCGCTGATGGGCGGCCGCGGCAGCGCGATCGGCGCGATCTTCGGCGCGCTCGCCTTCCGCACCATCGGCGACCTGCTGTTCGTGTTCGACTTCGATCCGCTGTGGCAGCCGCTGTTCCAGGGGCTCGTGCTCATGCTCGCGGTCTCGATCGGCGCGTTCGGGCTGGTTCGTGTGCGCAATCGGCTGGAGTGGTTCGGATGA
- a CDS encoding sugar ABC transporter ATP-binding protein encodes MIAAEPLFRAEGLSKRYGGVIALDRADLEVHPGRIHAILGENGAGKSTLIKLMVGVVAPDEGRMTLQGREVAFARPAAATDAGVVCIFQELSLIPDLSVADNIMISHPPTRLGMIDRRRQRAIAEQALHRAGAGDIHPRALVKDLPLSRRQMVEIAKALARRPKILILDEATSALTASDVSKVFEVLKRLRTEGLALLYISHRMHEIAELADECSVFRNGRRISTFAAGTKTDAEVIELMIGREYKHAFPDKPVRKSNGRPPALQCKRLGWGDRLKDISFSLHAGEIIGLGGLDGQGQRELLLALFGVLRDCRGDILIDGDTVKIDSPVAAKSDHIGLALIPEDRKTEGLMLPMSVRDNLSAAAFDRFATFGIIDRQRQSALIDEMIRLIEIKTASPDLPVSALSGGNQQKVVIAKWLMNRPRIILLNDPTRGIDVGTKQEIYRLLRRLADDGAAILLYSTDYDELIGCCDRVLVMYDGAIRRELAGAEITERALISSALNVDDHEPTEASVG; translated from the coding sequence ATGATCGCGGCAGAGCCGCTGTTTCGCGCGGAAGGACTGTCCAAGCGCTATGGCGGCGTCATTGCGCTCGACCGGGCCGACCTCGAAGTTCACCCCGGCCGCATCCACGCCATTCTCGGCGAGAACGGCGCCGGCAAGTCGACGCTGATCAAGCTGATGGTCGGCGTGGTCGCGCCGGACGAAGGACGCATGACGCTGCAAGGCCGCGAGGTGGCCTTCGCGCGCCCGGCGGCCGCAACCGATGCCGGCGTCGTCTGCATCTTCCAGGAGCTGTCGCTGATCCCCGATCTGTCGGTCGCCGACAACATCATGATCTCTCATCCGCCGACGCGGCTTGGCATGATCGACCGGCGGCGCCAGCGCGCCATCGCCGAGCAGGCGCTGCATCGCGCCGGCGCCGGCGACATCCATCCGCGTGCGCTGGTGAAGGACCTGCCGCTGTCGCGCCGGCAGATGGTCGAAATCGCCAAAGCGCTGGCGCGGCGGCCGAAGATCCTGATCCTCGACGAGGCAACATCGGCGCTGACGGCCTCCGACGTCAGCAAGGTGTTCGAGGTGCTGAAGCGGCTGCGGACCGAAGGACTCGCGCTGCTCTACATCTCCCACCGCATGCACGAGATCGCCGAACTCGCCGACGAGTGCAGCGTATTCCGCAACGGCCGCAGGATCTCGACCTTCGCCGCCGGCACCAAGACGGATGCCGAAGTGATCGAACTCATGATCGGCCGCGAATACAAGCATGCCTTTCCCGACAAGCCGGTCCGCAAGAGTAACGGCCGGCCGCCGGCGCTGCAATGCAAGCGGCTCGGCTGGGGCGATCGGCTGAAGGACATCTCGTTCTCGCTGCACGCCGGAGAGATCATCGGCCTCGGCGGCCTCGACGGCCAGGGCCAGCGCGAGCTGCTGCTGGCGCTGTTCGGCGTGCTCAGAGACTGCCGCGGCGACATCCTGATCGACGGCGACACCGTGAAGATCGACAGCCCGGTCGCTGCCAAGTCGGACCACATCGGCCTCGCGCTGATCCCGGAGGATCGCAAGACCGAGGGTCTGATGCTGCCGATGTCGGTGCGCGACAATCTCTCGGCGGCCGCGTTCGACCGCTTCGCGACGTTCGGCATCATCGACCGGCAACGGCAGTCGGCGCTGATCGACGAGATGATCCGCCTGATCGAGATCAAGACCGCCTCCCCCGACCTCCCCGTCAGCGCGCTGTCCGGCGGCAACCAGCAGAAGGTCGTGATCGCGAAATGGCTGATGAACAGGCCGCGCATCATCCTGCTGAACGATCCGACGCGCGGCATCGACGTCGGCACCAAGCAGGAGATCTATCGGCTGCTGCGCCGGCTCGCCGACGACGGCGCCGCGATCCTGCTCTACTCGACCGACTATGACGAGCTGATCGGCTGCTGTGACCGCGTGCTGGTGATGTATGATGGCGCGATCAGGCGCGAGCTCGCGGGCGCCGAGATCACCGAGCGCGCGCTGATCAGCAGCGCCCTCAACGTCGACGACCACGAACCGACGGAAGCGAGTGTGGGATGA
- a CDS encoding sugar ABC transporter substrate-binding protein — MSKSMRARCLATCASLVLLSAFAGKALAEPETVKGPAAEPECMVPWAGDTKFFKFPAKKGPYRVALANGYIANTWRIQMIQTAKAYAAQPEVKAKLKEFKVVSTGEDVPAQISAINNFIDSGYDAIVVNAQNPTAFGPVIKRAKQAGVVLVAFDNILATEDAINVNVDQKGLGELWAKWLVKNVADGGKVLEVRGVAGTSVDTDRHNGFHSVLNGSGKKWQVTEVVGKWDDGVAQKATADAIATNGPFDAISGQGGDTGIVQAMLDAKHKMVPFGGETENGFRKFCAAKASEGLKCSSAGTGPAQVAVAIKVALAALEGKVVPQSVKLPLAVVEDPNFKKDQDYFPAQSDNFFVGNSFPTCGINFTAQEIMGQSKENQ, encoded by the coding sequence ATGTCGAAGTCGATGAGGGCGCGATGCCTTGCCACTTGCGCATCGCTGGTGCTGCTGTCGGCCTTCGCCGGCAAGGCGCTGGCAGAGCCCGAGACGGTCAAGGGCCCGGCGGCCGAGCCCGAATGCATGGTGCCATGGGCCGGCGACACCAAGTTCTTCAAATTCCCGGCCAAGAAAGGCCCCTACCGCGTCGCGTTGGCCAACGGCTACATCGCCAACACCTGGCGTATCCAGATGATCCAGACGGCGAAGGCCTATGCGGCGCAGCCCGAGGTCAAGGCCAAGCTGAAGGAGTTCAAGGTCGTTTCGACCGGCGAGGACGTCCCGGCTCAGATCTCGGCGATCAACAACTTCATCGATTCCGGCTATGACGCCATCGTCGTCAACGCGCAGAACCCGACCGCCTTCGGCCCGGTGATCAAGCGCGCCAAGCAGGCCGGCGTCGTGCTCGTCGCCTTCGACAACATTCTCGCGACCGAAGATGCCATCAACGTCAATGTCGACCAGAAGGGACTCGGCGAGCTCTGGGCGAAGTGGCTGGTCAAGAACGTCGCCGATGGCGGCAAGGTGCTCGAAGTGCGCGGCGTGGCCGGCACGTCGGTCGATACCGACCGCCACAACGGCTTCCACTCCGTTCTCAACGGCTCCGGCAAGAAGTGGCAGGTCACCGAGGTCGTCGGCAAATGGGACGATGGCGTCGCACAGAAGGCTACCGCGGACGCGATTGCGACCAACGGCCCATTCGATGCGATCTCCGGCCAGGGCGGCGACACCGGCATCGTGCAGGCCATGCTGGACGCCAAACACAAGATGGTGCCGTTCGGCGGCGAGACCGAGAACGGCTTCCGCAAGTTCTGCGCCGCCAAGGCGTCGGAAGGCCTGAAATGCTCCTCGGCCGGCACCGGTCCCGCGCAGGTCGCGGTCGCGATCAAGGTCGCGCTTGCGGCGCTCGAGGGCAAGGTGGTGCCGCAGTCGGTCAAGCTGCCGCTCGCCGTCGTCGAGGATCCGAACTTCAAGAAGGATCAGGACTACTTCCCGGCGCAGTCGGACAACTTCTTCGTGGGCAACTCCTTCCCGACCTGCGGCATCAACTTCACGGCGCAGGAGATCATGGGCCAGTCGAAGGAAAACCAATAG
- a CDS encoding LacI family DNA-binding transcriptional regulator has product MFQKRRTTLEDVARIANVSAVTVSRALRRPDMVSAELRKRIDAAVERLAYVPNFAASRLASARTHAIGVVVSSLSNGIFADYLQAIYNSLLPLGFRPVVVSSRYSAEEEEAAIKALLGQNVEALILVGVNQTRAARRVLARARIPVVQTFELTDDPINLNVGLSQRKGGYAATRFLLDLGHRRIAYLSGQRDDRARARLEGYRAALAEACLDCSSLVASLPAQATISLGRKLTLDMLAAEVPDAIFCCDDNIALGALFACEQTQLDVPGRISLIGFNDLEFAAACNPPLSTVLTPRADMGRVASELVLRAIATGKRPASRQIDLGFEIVARGSTGPRIVEP; this is encoded by the coding sequence ATGTTTCAGAAGCGCCGCACAACGCTGGAGGACGTCGCGCGCATCGCCAATGTCAGCGCTGTCACCGTGTCACGGGCGCTGCGTCGGCCCGACATGGTCTCGGCAGAGCTGCGCAAGCGGATCGATGCCGCGGTCGAGAGGCTGGCCTACGTGCCGAATTTCGCCGCCAGCCGGTTGGCCTCGGCACGCACGCACGCGATCGGCGTCGTGGTGTCGTCGCTCTCCAACGGCATCTTCGCGGACTATCTGCAGGCGATCTACAACAGCCTGCTGCCGCTCGGCTTTCGCCCGGTGGTCGTGAGCAGCCGCTACTCGGCGGAAGAGGAGGAAGCAGCGATCAAGGCGCTGCTCGGTCAGAACGTCGAGGCGCTGATCCTGGTCGGCGTCAACCAGACCAGGGCCGCGCGCCGCGTCCTGGCGCGGGCGCGAATTCCGGTGGTGCAGACGTTCGAGCTGACCGATGACCCGATCAATCTCAATGTGGGTTTGTCGCAGCGCAAGGGCGGCTATGCCGCGACCCGCTTCCTGCTGGACCTCGGGCATCGGCGGATTGCCTATCTCTCCGGACAGCGCGACGACCGGGCGAGGGCGCGCCTCGAGGGTTACCGCGCGGCGCTCGCTGAGGCCTGTCTGGACTGCTCGTCGCTGGTCGCCTCGCTGCCGGCGCAGGCGACGATCTCGCTCGGGCGCAAGCTGACCTTGGACATGCTGGCCGCCGAAGTGCCCGATGCGATCTTCTGCTGCGACGACAACATCGCGCTCGGAGCGCTGTTTGCGTGCGAGCAGACGCAACTGGACGTCCCGGGCCGGATTTCCCTGATCGGCTTCAACGATCTCGAATTCGCCGCGGCATGCAATCCGCCGCTGTCGACGGTGCTGACACCGCGCGCCGACATGGGCCGGGTGGCGTCGGAGCTGGTGCTGCGGGCGATTGCGACCGGCAAGCGGCCCGCGAGCAGGCAGATCGACCTCGGCTTCGAGATCGTCGCGCGTGGCAGCACGGGCCCTCGCATCGTTGAGCCCTAG
- a CDS encoding ABC transporter substrate-binding protein produces MVMRSVGFAALTALLLSGTASAQEKIKVGVTATLEGTYTVLGEDGMRGHVTALNVLGKKIGDKELEFVVASTDATPDSAVRAVRKLIEQDKVQILLSPLSGDEGIAVKNFAKTHPELTFVNAASGAQETTYVDPAPNFFRYNMDGAQWQVGLGKYAYETKGYRKIATVGEDYSFIYTQVFGLVLEFCGLGGKVTNRQWVPLGTKDFASVIAALPDDVDAIYLGLGGADAVNFLNQYQQAGGKAHLMGGSIMIDQTILSSKGSAKNALIGTIAASGQADTWEDPRWQKFVKAYQDAFPPEKRFPSPSLLATNYYGSTMALILALREVNGDLSNNQAKLKEALAKIEIDAPNGKIKLDSNRQAIGTNFVTEVVDDGKGALFSKVVKVIPDVNQTLGYEPATFAKIGLPSRTVPECKKY; encoded by the coding sequence ATGGTCATGCGAAGTGTGGGGTTCGCTGCGCTCACGGCATTGCTGCTGTCAGGCACGGCCTCTGCCCAGGAGAAGATCAAGGTCGGCGTCACCGCGACGCTCGAGGGCACCTACACGGTGCTCGGCGAGGACGGCATGCGCGGTCATGTCACTGCGCTCAATGTGCTCGGCAAGAAGATCGGCGACAAGGAGCTGGAATTCGTCGTGGCTTCGACCGACGCCACGCCGGACTCTGCGGTGCGCGCCGTGCGCAAGCTGATCGAGCAGGACAAGGTCCAGATCCTGCTGTCGCCGCTGTCGGGTGACGAAGGCATCGCGGTCAAGAATTTCGCCAAGACGCATCCCGAGCTCACCTTCGTCAACGCCGCCTCGGGCGCGCAGGAGACGACCTATGTCGATCCCGCGCCGAACTTCTTCCGCTACAACATGGATGGCGCTCAGTGGCAGGTCGGCCTCGGCAAATACGCCTATGAGACCAAGGGATACCGCAAGATCGCGACCGTGGGCGAGGACTACTCCTTCATCTACACTCAGGTGTTCGGCCTGGTGCTGGAGTTCTGTGGGCTCGGTGGCAAGGTCACCAATCGGCAGTGGGTCCCGCTCGGAACCAAGGATTTCGCCTCGGTGATCGCGGCGCTCCCCGACGATGTCGACGCGATCTATCTCGGCCTTGGCGGCGCCGACGCCGTCAATTTCCTCAATCAGTATCAGCAGGCCGGCGGCAAGGCGCACCTCATGGGCGGCTCGATCATGATCGATCAGACCATCCTGTCGTCGAAGGGCAGCGCCAAGAACGCCCTGATCGGAACGATCGCCGCGTCCGGCCAGGCCGACACCTGGGAGGATCCGCGCTGGCAGAAATTCGTCAAGGCCTATCAGGACGCGTTCCCACCGGAGAAGCGCTTCCCGAGCCCGTCGCTGCTCGCCACCAACTACTACGGCTCGACCATGGCGCTGATCCTGGCGCTTCGTGAGGTCAATGGCGACCTCTCGAACAACCAGGCCAAGCTCAAGGAAGCGCTGGCCAAGATCGAGATCGATGCGCCCAATGGCAAGATCAAGCTCGACTCCAACCGCCAGGCGATCGGCACCAACTTCGTCACCGAGGTCGTCGATGACGGCAAGGGCGCGCTGTTCAGCAAGGTCGTCAAGGTGATCCCCGACGTCAACCAGACCCTGGGATACGAGCCGGCGACCTTCGCCAAGATCGGCCTGCCGAGCCGGACGGTGCCTGAATGTAAGAAGTACTGA